In the genome of Luteitalea pratensis, the window CGAATCGGAGCGTCCTGCCGCCGGTGCCGCGCAAATCGAGCGTCTGGGCGCTGGGCGTGAAGTTGGCGCCGGCAAGCGTGTTGGACACCGTCTCGTCACTGGTGGTCAGCGAGAACGCGGGCAATGCGTTGACGTCCGTCGCGACAGGCAGCAGATCGAGCGCGTGTCCGTGCGCACCGGGATACCGCTTCAGCGTCCAGCTCAGGAGGACGGCACCGCGAGTGGAGAACTCGGCGCGAACCTCGTCGGACTCGACAACGATGCGGGCGCCGCCGGCCGCCGCCACGCTGGCGGGCAGCGCAGTGGTGCTGCCCGTCGTGGTCGCCGCGACAGGCGCCGCAGCAGGGCCCGGGGGCTGGGTGGCAGCGGGTCCTGCCGGTGTTGCCGGCGTCGCCGCCTGTTGCTGCGGTTGGCGGCGCGGCGCGAAGAAACTCTGATACACGAGCAGGACCGCCAGCGAAAGCAGGACGGCCTGCAGAACACGCTTTTCCATGGAGGGCGTACCGGGGGAACTGGGTGCGGTCATCGAAACGGCGGTGGCGGCACGGGGTCGAGCCCGGAACCGCCGAGTGGGTGACAGCGAGCGAGTCGCCGGATGGCGAGCCACGCGCCCTTGCGGAGGCCGTGCTGCTCGAATGCCGTCATGGCATACCGGGAGCAGGACGGCTCATACCGGCAACTGCCGGTAAACAACGGTGACAGGGTCAACTGGTAGGCGCGCACCAGCGCCATCGCGACTCGCGCCCCGGGACTGATGCTCACGTTGCCATGCCCTCGTTGGCGACGACCCGCACACGCAGGCGTCGCAGCGCCGAGAGGAAGTCGGTGACGAGTTCCTGGAAGGCGACCGTATCGAAGCCGCGGCGCGGAATGATGACGAGGTCGACGCCGGGCATGGGCTTGTGATGCCTGAAGAGTTCGCGAGCGCGGCGCTTGGCTCGATTGCGGACGACCGCGGGTCCGAATTTGCGCGTCGCCGAGACGCCGAGGCGCGCAGCTGGCAACGAGCACTCGCGCGCGAACATGGTCATGAAGCGCGCATG includes:
- the yidD gene encoding membrane protein insertion efficiency factor YidD, with the protein product MSISPGARVAMALVRAYQLTLSPLFTGSCRYEPSCSRYAMTAFEQHGLRKGAWLAIRRLARCHPLGGSGLDPVPPPPFR
- the rnpA gene encoding ribonuclease P protein component; the encoded protein is MRHTLRPHERVRRRPEFLQAYEQGRKHHARFMTMFARECSLPAARLGVSATRKFGPAVVRNRAKRRARELFRHHKPMPGVDLVIIPRRGFDTVAFQELVTDFLSALRRLRVRVVANEGMAT